Proteins from a genomic interval of bacterium:
- a CDS encoding alpha/beta hydrolase, with product MSETVTSRPAPIKIRLMRPAIRAFGAVSRMRRQLVPPPQEPVEHAYGDDPKEKLVHLAPKPGVTPRGAVLYFHGGGWIIGAKETYTPFLGFLAEAGYPVFNIGYPLAPENPHPGILRSLFRALDWIAEHHPEVTGYHTMGDSAGGNLCAMLGLLARDPKRVAEIDPARTDGLPLTCHSIVSIYGVLDRLSWIEDGFPGADMMLESYAGPAAFEPEVDPELAITPMDLDCASAPPTLLTVGTEDPLLRSSRLMAERLGAGAGKVLLREYPGEPHGFFNFGTSDAAAQMNADILDFLASEDPASA from the coding sequence ATGTCCGAGACCGTTACGTCCCGTCCCGCCCCCATCAAGATCCGTCTCATGCGTCCGGCCATCCGCGCCTTTGGCGCGGTGTCACGGATGCGCAGGCAACTGGTCCCGCCGCCGCAGGAGCCCGTCGAGCACGCCTACGGCGACGACCCGAAAGAGAAGCTCGTCCATCTCGCGCCGAAGCCCGGCGTGACCCCGCGCGGTGCCGTCCTCTACTTCCACGGCGGCGGCTGGATCATCGGCGCGAAGGAGACCTACACGCCTTTCCTCGGCTTCCTCGCGGAGGCGGGCTACCCGGTCTTCAACATCGGCTACCCGCTCGCCCCCGAGAACCCGCATCCGGGCATTCTCCGCTCGCTCTTCCGCGCCCTCGACTGGATCGCGGAGCACCATCCCGAGGTGACCGGCTACCACACGATGGGCGACTCGGCGGGGGGGAACCTCTGCGCGATGCTCGGGCTGCTCGCGCGCGACCCGAAGCGCGTCGCGGAGATCGATCCTGCGCGGACCGACGGGCTTCCGCTCACCTGCCACAGCATCGTGTCGATCTACGGGGTCCTCGACCGCCTGAGCTGGATCGAGGACGGCTTCCCGGGCGCGGACATGATGCTCGAGTCCTATGCGGGGCCGGCGGCCTTCGAGCCCGAGGTCGATCCGGAGCTGGCGATCACGCCGATGGACCTCGACTGCGCATCGGCCCCGCCGACTCTGCTGACCGTCGGCACCGAGGATCCGCTGCTCCGATCGTCGCGGCTGATGGCGGAACGCCTGGGCGCGGGCGCCGGCAAGGTCCTGCTGCGCGAGTACCCCGGCGAGCCCCACGGCTTCTTCAACTTCGGGACGTCGGACGCCGCCGCTCAGATGAACGCGGACATCCTCGACTTTCTGGCGTCGGAGGACCCGGCGAGCGCCTGA
- a CDS encoding oligosaccharide flippase family protein translates to MSDSPSPSPSRTATSKQLRGSSLLLVGRLLSKLVNFGVQVAIVRLLSKDDFGVFAYGLALVLAGELIVKAGLGRGANRFVPYHAERGDREEVMGILALVTSVIVGLGLAGFAVLWSVADLGLAGMPTGEQIGVVLVLAWLAPVGALDTIGIQTLACFARPREILVRKHVLGPALRAAAVLFVFVTGGNVVDLAVAYLAGGVIGLGLCLHLALRQLAAHGFLAVSPRAWRVPWQPLLRFSLPLISQDAVFIVLTFVTTSLLMASAGAEGVATLRAVVPAAALIGLVVQSFGMLYMPTAMRLHAQDERAGLLEHHWRSAAWVTVLSFPLFGLTFAVAPALVPVLLGDAYAESARILAVLAVGHYVSVCMAFNSDALQVFARIRGLVAVDVAMMILGASLAFLLCPEYGALGAAIAMSVSRVVGAFARHFLLSRTPGMERIPSGQRVVWAKVALATAAAVAIGWLWQPPFVVQVAALAILGLALLRSTAPTLDLTGSFPELNRLPFFARLVGV, encoded by the coding sequence ATGAGCGATTCGCCCTCGCCCTCGCCCTCGCGTACGGCGACGTCGAAGCAGCTGCGCGGCTCGAGCCTCCTGCTCGTCGGAAGGCTGCTCTCGAAGCTCGTGAACTTCGGCGTCCAGGTCGCGATCGTGCGGCTCCTCAGCAAGGACGATTTCGGGGTCTTCGCCTATGGCCTGGCCCTCGTGCTCGCGGGTGAGCTGATCGTGAAGGCGGGCCTCGGTCGCGGGGCGAATCGTTTCGTGCCCTACCACGCCGAGCGGGGCGATCGCGAAGAGGTCATGGGGATCCTCGCGCTCGTGACGAGCGTGATCGTCGGACTCGGCCTCGCCGGCTTTGCCGTCCTGTGGTCGGTGGCGGACCTCGGCCTCGCGGGCATGCCGACCGGCGAGCAGATCGGGGTCGTGCTGGTGCTCGCCTGGCTCGCGCCGGTGGGCGCCCTCGACACGATCGGGATCCAGACCCTGGCCTGCTTCGCGCGGCCCCGGGAGATCCTCGTCCGCAAGCACGTCCTCGGTCCTGCGCTGCGTGCGGCCGCCGTTCTCTTCGTCTTCGTCACGGGTGGGAACGTCGTCGATCTCGCGGTCGCCTATCTCGCGGGCGGCGTGATCGGTCTCGGCCTGTGTCTGCACCTGGCACTCCGACAGCTGGCCGCCCACGGCTTCCTCGCCGTCTCCCCGCGCGCGTGGCGCGTGCCGTGGCAGCCGCTGCTGCGCTTCTCGCTCCCCTTGATCTCCCAGGACGCCGTCTTCATCGTCCTCACCTTCGTGACGACGTCCCTGCTGATGGCGAGCGCCGGCGCCGAGGGCGTCGCGACCCTGCGCGCGGTCGTTCCGGCGGCGGCGCTGATCGGCCTGGTCGTGCAGAGCTTCGGCATGCTCTACATGCCGACCGCCATGCGGCTGCACGCCCAGGACGAGCGGGCGGGACTCCTCGAACACCACTGGCGCTCGGCGGCCTGGGTCACGGTCCTCTCGTTTCCGCTCTTCGGCCTGACCTTCGCCGTCGCGCCAGCGCTCGTGCCCGTCCTGCTCGGAGACGCGTACGCCGAGTCCGCGCGGATCCTCGCCGTGCTGGCGGTCGGTCACTACGTTTCGGTGTGCATGGCGTTCAACTCCGATGCGCTCCAGGTCTTCGCGCGGATCCGCGGTCTCGTCGCCGTCGACGTTGCGATGATGATCCTCGGGGCGAGTCTGGCCTTCCTCCTGTGCCCGGAATACGGTGCCCTCGGCGCGGCGATTGCGATGAGCGTGTCCCGGGTGGTCGGTGCCTTCGCGCGGCACTTCCTGCTCTCGCGGACGCCCGGGATGGAGCGCATTCCGTCGGGTCAGCGCGTGGTCTGGGCCAAGGTGGCCCTCGCGACGGCGGCGGCGGTGGCGATCGGCTGGCTCTGGCAGCCGCCCTTCGTCGTGCAGGTCGCGGCGCTCGCGATCCTCGGCCTCGCGCTGCTCCGTTCGACGGCGCCGACGCTCGACCTGACCGGGTCCTTCCCCGAGCTGAACCGTCTTCCCTTCTTCGCGCGCCTGGTGGGCGTGTGA
- a CDS encoding polysaccharide deacetylase family protein — translation MKALAGVAADAFARSGLLGLLESLDRNSERVRIVAYHRIAEPGEEPDLDPGLVSASPEDFRAQVELVARHYSPISLDDLVAAHRGERRLPPRPVLFTFDDGYRDFAEHAWPILKRAGVPAALFVPTAFPDQPGPGFWWDRLHATLARTDRREIDAPGVGRLPLEEPGDRRAAHRAIRTRVKDLVHAEAMEWLDATLASLADVPSVHRVLGWDALRALAREGLAVCAHGHVHALATRLEPVDLASDLATSKQTIERELGDDAPPPVFAYPSAAEDARARAAVRDAGFELGFGGGRSIDQLPFPDPACVTRLPMLNYANALFRAQLRPSVATLGRWLIDERPARAA, via the coding sequence ATGAAGGCCCTCGCCGGTGTCGCCGCGGATGCGTTCGCCCGGAGCGGCCTGCTCGGCCTCCTCGAGTCCCTCGACCGGAACAGCGAGCGCGTCCGCATCGTCGCCTATCACCGGATCGCCGAGCCCGGAGAAGAGCCGGATCTCGACCCGGGGCTCGTGAGTGCTTCGCCCGAAGACTTCCGGGCCCAGGTCGAGCTGGTGGCGCGCCACTACTCGCCGATCTCCCTCGACGACCTGGTCGCCGCCCATCGCGGCGAGCGGCGACTGCCCCCGCGCCCGGTGCTCTTCACCTTCGACGACGGCTACCGCGACTTCGCCGAGCACGCCTGGCCCATCCTGAAGCGGGCGGGGGTCCCGGCGGCACTCTTCGTCCCGACCGCGTTTCCCGACCAGCCCGGCCCGGGCTTCTGGTGGGACCGGCTCCACGCCACCCTCGCCCGCACGGACCGACGAGAGATCGACGCCCCCGGCGTCGGCCGGCTCCCGCTCGAAGAGCCCGGCGATCGCCGCGCCGCCCACCGCGCGATCCGAACGCGCGTGAAGGATCTCGTCCACGCCGAAGCGATGGAGTGGCTCGACGCCACCCTCGCCTCCCTCGCGGACGTCCCGAGCGTCCACCGCGTGCTCGGCTGGGACGCGCTCCGGGCGTTGGCGCGCGAAGGTCTCGCGGTCTGCGCCCACGGACACGTCCACGCGCTCGCCACGCGGCTCGAGCCGGTCGACCTCGCTTCCGACCTCGCGACCTCGAAGCAGACGATCGAGCGGGAGCTCGGCGACGACGCCCCGCCCCCGGTCTTCGCGTATCCGTCGGCGGCCGAGGACGCGCGCGCGCGCGCAGCCGTCCGCGACGCAGGCTTCGAGCTCGGCTTCGGGGGAGGCCGCTCGATCGACCAGCTGCCCTTCCCGGATCCCGCCTGCGTCACGCGCCTGCCCATGTTGAACTACGCGAATGCGCTCTTCCGCGCGCAGCTCCGTCCCAGCGTCGCGACCCTCGGCCGCTGGCTGATCGACGAGCGACCGGCCCGAGCCGCCTGA
- a CDS encoding polysaccharide export protein, translated as MRPSHPARSFRVLVAASTLAAFAVTGCANFDPFAPPPSSPPPMSEEDANREYRIGVPDLLELTVWQHEDVSGPLLVRSDGKVSVPLMGDVRAEGRTPTELAAVIRNGLRDYIAKPRVDIAVTEMNSQVVSVIGGGIEREGQVELQRNTRVIEAIAAMGGLTPFAKKRRIRVLRNTPEGQVEYNFDYNAFVNGEAPDSNLVLEAGDTIIVPD; from the coding sequence ATGCGACCTTCCCATCCTGCCCGTTCCTTCCGCGTCCTCGTCGCCGCGAGCACGCTCGCCGCCTTCGCCGTGACGGGCTGCGCGAATTTCGACCCCTTCGCGCCGCCGCCGTCGAGCCCGCCGCCGATGAGCGAGGAAGACGCGAACCGCGAATACCGGATCGGCGTCCCGGACCTCCTCGAACTCACGGTCTGGCAGCACGAGGACGTGTCCGGGCCGCTGCTGGTCCGCAGCGACGGCAAGGTCTCGGTCCCGCTCATGGGAGACGTCCGCGCCGAGGGACGCACGCCGACCGAGCTGGCCGCGGTCATCCGGAATGGCCTGCGCGACTACATCGCCAAGCCCCGGGTCGACATCGCCGTGACCGAGATGAACAGCCAGGTCGTGAGCGTGATCGGTGGCGGCATCGAGCGCGAAGGCCAGGTCGAGCTCCAGCGCAACACGCGGGTGATCGAGGCGATCGCCGCGATGGGCGGGCTGACGCCCTTCGCCAAGAAGCGCCGCATCCGCGTCCTCCGCAACACCCCCGAAGGCCAGGTCGAATACAACTTCGACTACAACGCGTTCGTGAACGGGGAGGCCCCCGACTCGAATCTCGTCCTGGAGGCGGGCGACACGATCATCGTGCCGGATTGA
- a CDS encoding glycosyltransferase, giving the protein MIDLLVALCLAAIALPFAAYPFLLWLRATLVPDPVVRGDVTPSVDLVIAAHDEAASIGARIENALALDYPADRRTIWIGSDGSTDDTVAIARRYEAEGVRVLDLPRGGKAAALRALVDASAEESGGEVLAFSDANSDWPADALRKLVAPFADERVGGVAGDQRYVEDAGDDALGERGYWRFDRALKRWQTRAGNAISSTGAIHAVRRRCFEAPPPDATDDFMISTGVIAAGERLVFAEDAIAWEPTAEPVGGEFRRKTRIITRGLRGVLYRRALLNPARTGLYAFELAVHKLLRRLTWIPLLGLVLLAPFAVGQGGPSALVTGGAALAVAGGAAGLALPGLRGIKLLSVAAYVVMVQAACAWATIATLSGRRVARWDPQRPANPAAESSS; this is encoded by the coding sequence ATGATCGATCTGCTCGTCGCGCTCTGTCTCGCCGCGATCGCGTTGCCCTTCGCGGCCTATCCCTTCCTGCTCTGGCTGCGCGCCACCCTCGTGCCCGATCCCGTCGTCCGGGGCGACGTCACGCCGTCGGTCGATCTCGTGATCGCCGCCCACGACGAGGCCGCCTCGATCGGCGCGCGGATCGAGAACGCCCTCGCGCTCGACTATCCCGCGGATCGGCGGACGATCTGGATCGGCTCGGACGGCTCGACCGACGACACGGTCGCGATCGCCCGTCGCTACGAGGCGGAGGGCGTGCGGGTCCTGGACCTGCCGCGCGGAGGCAAGGCCGCCGCATTGCGCGCCCTGGTCGACGCCTCCGCGGAGGAGAGCGGCGGCGAGGTCCTCGCCTTCTCCGATGCCAACAGCGATTGGCCTGCGGACGCGCTCCGCAAGCTGGTGGCCCCCTTCGCGGACGAACGGGTCGGCGGCGTGGCCGGGGACCAGCGCTACGTCGAGGACGCCGGCGACGACGCGCTCGGCGAGCGCGGCTACTGGCGCTTCGATCGCGCGCTCAAGCGCTGGCAGACCCGGGCCGGGAATGCGATTTCGTCGACGGGCGCGATCCACGCCGTGCGACGCCGCTGCTTCGAGGCGCCGCCGCCGGACGCGACCGACGACTTCATGATCTCGACAGGCGTGATCGCCGCGGGGGAGCGGCTCGTCTTCGCCGAGGACGCGATCGCCTGGGAGCCGACGGCGGAGCCCGTCGGCGGGGAGTTCCGGCGCAAGACGCGGATCATCACGCGTGGCCTCCGCGGCGTGCTCTATCGGCGGGCGCTGCTGAACCCGGCGCGGACGGGGCTCTACGCGTTCGAGCTCGCGGTGCACAAGCTGCTGCGGCGGCTCACCTGGATCCCGCTCCTCGGGCTCGTGCTGCTCGCGCCCTTCGCGGTCGGGCAAGGCGGTCCGTCGGCGCTCGTGACGGGCGGGGCGGCCCTCGCCGTGGCCGGCGGCGCTGCCGGGTTGGCGCTGCCCGGGCTGCGCGGGATCAAGCTCCTCTCGGTCGCGGCCTACGTCGTGATGGTGCAGGCGGCGTGCGCCTGGGCGACGATCGCCACGCTGTCGGGTCGCCGCGTCGCGCGCTGGGATCCGCAGCGCCCCGCGAACCCCGCGGCGGAGTCGTCCTCGTGA
- a CDS encoding O-antigen ligase family protein, with the protein MIYLTAFILFLVYLNAPAVAVRVHGAPFLFAAAVPMVLAVPVAHRVLIRGEPLRFPLVLAAAVALLAVHTASAIFSARPFESLDQVETWALEGVLLALLIANAVRTRDEVRASALAVVSAGAVMGAIACLQQALGPADWPFAGFGQLDSAIRDEGGRVAIRLAGPIGETNRFAQIMAVLLPIGTGLALASRGFARVAAWAAVALIAAGMAFAFSRGVIVALGLAVPVALAIGMLRWRQLVLAGLVGLVMIAAMPHYAERVLSIGTTIAQTIGLEPTGIRNADGAVRGRLTEMKSAGLLFLEYPVLGAGPGMAPYAYERHAGVVGGKVRAGTRRSHNLYLQLASETGIIGLAAFGFVVLASFRELERARRRFLSNDRALWGIVCGLELALVISLTSSLFLHAAYVRYFWVLIGLATAASAQSGAPALAAFLSRALRQTAERLRADEARA; encoded by the coding sequence GTGATCTACCTGACCGCGTTCATCCTCTTCCTGGTCTATCTGAACGCGCCGGCGGTGGCCGTGCGGGTCCACGGCGCGCCCTTCCTGTTCGCGGCGGCGGTCCCCATGGTCCTCGCGGTTCCGGTCGCCCATCGGGTGCTGATCCGCGGAGAGCCCCTTCGTTTCCCCCTCGTCCTCGCCGCAGCGGTGGCGCTCCTCGCCGTCCATACCGCGAGCGCGATCTTCTCCGCGCGCCCCTTCGAATCCCTCGATCAGGTCGAGACCTGGGCCCTCGAAGGCGTGCTCCTCGCGCTGCTGATCGCGAACGCGGTCCGCACGCGGGACGAGGTGCGCGCGTCGGCGCTCGCCGTGGTGTCCGCCGGCGCCGTGATGGGCGCGATCGCGTGTCTCCAGCAGGCGCTCGGTCCCGCGGACTGGCCCTTCGCCGGCTTCGGCCAGCTCGACTCCGCGATCCGCGACGAGGGCGGACGCGTCGCCATCCGGCTCGCCGGTCCGATCGGCGAGACGAATCGCTTCGCGCAGATCATGGCCGTGCTCCTCCCGATCGGGACCGGGCTCGCGCTCGCGTCCCGGGGCTTCGCCCGGGTGGCGGCCTGGGCCGCGGTCGCCCTGATTGCCGCGGGCATGGCCTTCGCGTTCTCCCGCGGCGTGATCGTCGCGCTGGGTCTGGCCGTCCCCGTCGCCCTCGCGATCGGCATGCTGCGCTGGCGGCAGCTCGTCCTCGCCGGGCTCGTCGGCCTCGTCATGATCGCGGCGATGCCGCACTACGCCGAGCGCGTCCTCTCCATCGGGACGACGATCGCGCAGACGATCGGTCTCGAGCCCACGGGCATCCGCAACGCCGACGGTGCCGTCCGCGGACGCCTCACCGAGATGAAGTCGGCGGGTCTGCTCTTCCTCGAGTACCCGGTCCTCGGCGCCGGCCCGGGCATGGCCCCCTACGCCTACGAACGGCACGCCGGGGTCGTCGGCGGCAAGGTCCGCGCCGGGACGCGCCGCAGCCACAACCTCTATCTCCAGCTCGCCTCGGAGACCGGGATCATCGGCCTCGCCGCCTTCGGCTTCGTCGTCCTGGCCTCCTTCCGCGAGCTCGAGCGCGCCCGCCGGCGCTTCCTTTCGAACGATCGCGCACTCTGGGGGATCGTCTGCGGCCTCGAGCTCGCCCTCGTGATCTCGCTGACGAGCAGCCTCTTCCTGCATGCCGCCTACGTCCGTTATTTCTGGGTCCTGATCGGACTGGCGACTGCGGCGAGCGCGCAGTCCGGGGCGCCCGCCCTCGCGGCGTTTCTCTCTCGCGCGCTTCGACAGACCGCCGAGCGGCTGCGCGCCGACGAGGCGCGGGCATGA
- a CDS encoding alginate lyase family protein, producing MIRAALARALGVAILVACLMVGVATAFGSAQPTREAKSGVWLSAEELAALPTSGPAWEALRRAAQSPTNRPDLSDQDDATNVRVLAKALVAARTGDEDLRREVVRALERARGTERGASVLAVARELIAYVVAADLIGLDGPDRAAFVAWLEDVRDREFHHRTLRSTHEDRPNNWGTHAGASRLAVAIYLGDQDEIARAAWVFRGWVGETRGWHGFEFGRLWWQSSYLWRYGINPAGATYRGHSIDGVLPDDQRRGGPFTWPPPKENYVYEALQGAVVQAALLSRAGYDAWEWGDRAILRAFRWLHDEASFPAVGDDTWLPHIVNRIYGTSFPAPSPSRPGKGIGFSDWTHANPVEPPVAAPVAAKESLSPSGD from the coding sequence GTGATCCGCGCCGCCCTTGCGCGGGCCCTCGGGGTGGCGATCCTCGTCGCTTGCCTGATGGTCGGCGTGGCGACTGCGTTCGGTAGCGCGCAGCCCACGCGCGAGGCGAAGTCCGGCGTCTGGCTCTCCGCCGAGGAGCTCGCGGCGCTGCCGACCTCGGGCCCGGCCTGGGAAGCGCTTCGGCGCGCGGCGCAGTCGCCCACGAACCGCCCCGACCTGTCGGACCAGGACGATGCGACGAACGTGCGGGTGCTCGCCAAGGCGCTCGTGGCGGCGCGGACCGGCGACGAGGACCTGCGCCGCGAGGTCGTGCGCGCGCTCGAGCGCGCACGGGGGACCGAGCGGGGAGCGAGTGTCCTCGCCGTGGCCCGCGAGCTGATCGCCTACGTGGTCGCCGCGGATCTGATCGGCCTCGACGGCCCGGACCGGGCCGCGTTCGTCGCCTGGCTCGAAGACGTCCGCGATCGCGAGTTCCATCACCGGACGTTGCGCAGCACCCACGAGGATCGACCGAACAACTGGGGCACCCACGCCGGGGCCTCGCGGCTCGCGGTCGCGATCTACCTCGGGGACCAGGACGAGATCGCCCGGGCGGCCTGGGTCTTCCGGGGCTGGGTCGGCGAGACCCGCGGCTGGCACGGCTTCGAGTTCGGTCGCCTCTGGTGGCAGTCGAGCTATCTCTGGCGCTACGGCATCAACCCCGCCGGCGCAACGTATCGCGGACACTCGATCGACGGCGTCCTTCCGGACGACCAGCGGCGTGGCGGCCCCTTCACCTGGCCGCCCCCGAAAGAGAACTACGTCTACGAGGCGCTCCAGGGGGCGGTCGTTCAGGCGGCGCTGCTCTCGCGCGCCGGCTACGACGCCTGGGAGTGGGGCGATCGCGCGATCCTGCGCGCCTTCCGCTGGCTCCACGACGAGGCGTCCTTCCCTGCGGTGGGCGACGACACCTGGCTCCCGCACATCGTGAACCGCATCTACGGCACGTCCTTCCCGGCCCCCTCGCCGTCGCGGCCCGGGAAGGGGATCGGGTTCAGCGACTGGACTCACGCGAACCCCGTCGAGCCGCCCGTTGCGGCGCCGGTCGCGGCGAAGGAATCGCTCAGCCCTTCAGGTGACTGA
- a CDS encoding sugar transferase: MSAEQLSRLWASTTDALPIRSGSNQRHRTPGYPYKKRALDLLLCGLALPVALPILAACALAVKLTSRGPVFFVQERTGWRGRRFRMVKFRTMVVGAAEMKASLAARNKMGGPDFKIENDPRVTVVGRFLRKTSLDEAPQLWNILKGDMSLVGPRPTSFAAETYELWHTERLEVLPGLTGLWQVRGRGLVAFDDRVRLDIAYVRNRSIALDVSILLSTIPAVLFQRGAY, from the coding sequence GTGAGTGCTGAGCAGCTGAGCCGGCTATGGGCGTCGACGACCGACGCCCTCCCGATTCGTTCGGGCTCGAACCAGCGCCACCGCACCCCCGGCTACCCCTACAAGAAGCGGGCACTCGACCTCCTGCTCTGTGGCCTGGCCCTGCCCGTGGCGCTCCCGATCCTGGCGGCCTGCGCCCTCGCGGTGAAGCTCACGAGTCGCGGCCCCGTCTTCTTCGTCCAGGAACGAACGGGATGGCGCGGTCGCCGCTTCCGCATGGTGAAGTTCCGGACGATGGTGGTCGGCGCCGCCGAGATGAAGGCGTCGCTCGCGGCGCGCAACAAGATGGGCGGCCCCGACTTCAAGATCGAGAACGATCCCCGCGTTACCGTCGTCGGTCGTTTCCTGCGCAAGACCAGCCTCGACGAGGCACCGCAGCTCTGGAACATCCTCAAGGGCGACATGAGCCTGGTCGGCCCGAGACCCACCTCGTTCGCGGCGGAGACCTACGAGCTCTGGCACACCGAGCGCCTCGAGGTGCTGCCGGGTCTGACCGGACTGTGGCAGGTCCGCGGGCGCGGCCTCGTCGCCTTCGATGATCGGGTTCGTCTCGACATCGCCTACGTCCGCAATCGAAGCATCGCCCTCGACGTCTCGATCCTCCTCAGCACGATCCCCGCCGTGCTCTTCCAGCGCGGGGCCTACTGA
- a CDS encoding glycosyltransferase family 4 protein, which translates to MSTAHARHGVGPCVAYVMSRFPKLTETFVLDEILALEARGVRVEVFPLWRERGGPVHPEAVPVVERAHFTPTLDLTILRDNVAALFSRPGTYLRTLARLVVANRSSLRFLLGALAIFPKSVSFARRMRALGVQHVHAHFASHPAACAFVVGRFARIPWSFTAHGSDLHREQAMLPEKVAEAACVVAISDYNRRFLLDHAGPSAARHADRVHVVHCGVDVDRFGGDRAAAGDVFEIVCVGTLHAVKGQGFLVDACAALDKEGVAWRLHLVGDGEDRAALEARAGRLGIADHVVFHGALDRAGVRGVLAGADVSVAPSVPTSDGRREGIPVVLMEAGATGLPLVGSRLSGLPEIIEDGVTGLLVEPGDVDGLAAALVRLASDPATALRMGAAARARVEDEFSLERNVDRLVELFFGGAAQA; encoded by the coding sequence ATGTCGACCGCGCACGCGCGCCACGGGGTCGGCCCCTGCGTCGCCTACGTCATGTCGCGCTTTCCCAAGCTGACGGAGACCTTCGTCCTCGACGAGATCCTCGCGCTCGAAGCGCGCGGCGTGCGGGTCGAGGTCTTCCCGCTCTGGCGGGAGCGCGGTGGCCCCGTCCATCCCGAAGCGGTCCCGGTCGTCGAGCGTGCGCACTTCACGCCGACCCTCGACCTCACGATCCTGCGCGACAACGTCGCCGCGCTCTTCTCCCGGCCCGGCACCTATCTCCGGACCCTGGCGCGCCTCGTCGTCGCGAACCGATCGAGCCTCCGCTTCCTGCTCGGTGCGCTCGCAATCTTTCCCAAATCCGTGTCCTTCGCGCGGCGGATGCGCGCGCTCGGCGTGCAGCACGTGCACGCCCACTTCGCCAGTCACCCCGCCGCCTGCGCCTTCGTCGTCGGCCGCTTCGCGCGGATTCCCTGGAGCTTCACGGCGCACGGCTCGGACCTGCACCGCGAGCAGGCGATGCTCCCGGAGAAGGTCGCCGAGGCGGCCTGCGTCGTTGCGATCTCCGACTACAACCGGCGCTTCCTCCTCGACCATGCCGGGCCTTCGGCCGCACGGCACGCGGATCGGGTGCACGTGGTCCATTGCGGCGTCGACGTCGATCGCTTCGGCGGCGATCGGGCCGCGGCGGGCGATGTGTTCGAGATCGTCTGCGTCGGGACGCTCCACGCCGTGAAGGGGCAGGGCTTCCTCGTCGACGCCTGCGCCGCCCTCGACAAGGAAGGGGTGGCCTGGCGCCTGCATCTCGTCGGGGACGGGGAAGATCGCGCGGCCCTCGAGGCGCGCGCCGGCCGCCTCGGGATCGCCGATCACGTCGTCTTCCACGGGGCCCTCGACCGCGCGGGCGTGCGTGGCGTACTCGCCGGCGCCGACGTGTCCGTCGCGCCGAGCGTGCCGACTTCCGACGGACGACGCGAGGGCATTCCCGTCGTGTTGATGGAGGCAGGTGCGACGGGACTCCCGCTGGTCGGCAGTCGCCTCTCCGGCCTCCCCGAGATCATCGAGGACGGCGTCACCGGCCTGCTCGTCGAGCCCGGCGACGTGGACGGCCTGGCCGCCGCCCTGGTCCGTCTCGCGTCCGATCCGGCGACCGCCTTGCGGATGGGCGCGGCGGCCCGCGCGCGGGTCGAGGACGAGTTCTCCCTCGAGCGAAACGTCGATCGATTGGTCGAGCTCTTCTTCGGCGGGGCGGCGCAGGCATGA